Proteins from a genomic interval of Fundulus heteroclitus isolate FHET01 unplaced genomic scaffold, MU-UCD_Fhet_4.1 scaffold_40, whole genome shotgun sequence:
- the LOC118560192 gene encoding uncharacterized protein LOC118560192 isoform X1 — translation MALSLGEELLCLSENVTHAFLLVTPECIAIFRDRDCRFGVFDSHSRNSAGLPQPYGTAIMMTFSNRTAMLKDLQRLFQNRGPNATYEFVPVGFVRNNQALTFQNVSLHPTHANPTVRKPENAFNENKMPPWLKEMDNVFEEVSPTAKASSPVGKPDKDLDEEEMSPWLREMTNVEEIAPKVPQVTKVEKAKRRKFKDRLKSQQKQNTTTKNRQSASEKQRYNKSPTFRNKKLQALKEKYYLQQSQRRDHMRNRYKVDDAFKTRQKKFKYNFLLDFRARHKSYIAKYRRTRYRDDPIFRSQEKVYIRTRYRDDPVFKNQQKAYIRTRYRDDPVFKNQQKAYIRTCLQPPDLAQEVLSYGDGIFSIAPAQGNKPVSFFSVPRLESMAYPVQFPTGRNTLDEVRRVKLSPSMYFNVRLFSVDTRFAADQSYLSLLSLSLRPTWPTAACLFKHEKENRRPKMDGTFPIKCSRIKKRWKH, via the exons ATGGCTTTGTCTCTTGGTGAAGAACTGCTGTGTCTATCAGAAAATGTCACCCATGCATTTCTTCTGGTGACTCCAGAGTGCATTGCAATTTTCAGGGACAGAGATTGCAGGTTTGGAGTTTTTGATTCCCACTCAAGAAATTCTGCAGGTCTGCCCCAACCCTATGGCACTGCAATAATGATGACTTTCAGCAACCGAACTGCCATGCTGAAAGATCTGCAACGGCTGTTTCAAAACCGTGGCCCGAATGCCACCTATGAGTTTGTACCAGTGGGTTTTGTCAGGAATAATCAGGCCTtgacatttcaaaatgtttcacttCACCCCACACATGCAAATCCAACTGTCAGAAAACCAGAGAAtgcttttaatgaaaacaaaatgccaCCATGGTTGAAAGAAATGGACAACGTTTTTGAGGAAGTTAGTCCAACAGCCAAAGCAAGTTCACCAGTTGGAAAACCAGACAAAGATTTAGATGAAGAGGAAATGTCTCCATGGTTGAGAGAAATGACAAATGTAGAAGAAATTGCTCCAAAAGTCCCTCAGGTGACAAAAGTTGAAAAAGCCAAGAGAAGAAAATTTAAGGACAGGCTCAAAtcacagcagaaacaaaatactactacaaaaaatagacaaagtgcatctgaaaaacaaagataCAATAAATCCCCTACATTTAGGAACAAAAAGCTACaggctttaaaagaaaaatattatctTCAACAGTCCCAGAGAAGGGATCACATGAGAAACAGATACAAGGTAGATGATGCTttcaaaacaagacaaaaaaagttcaaatataACTTTTTACTTGACTTCAGAGCCAGGCATAAATCATACATTGCTAAGTATAGAAGAACTCGATACAGAGATGATCCAATCTTCAGAAGCCAGGAAAAAGTATACATAAGAACTCGGTACAGAGATGATCCAGTCTTCAAAAACCAGCAAAAAGCATACATAAGAACTCGGTACAGAGATGATCCAGTCTTCAAAAACCAGCAAAAAGCATAC ATAAGGACGTGCCTGCAGCCCCCAGACTTGGCACAAGAAGTGTTATCTTATGGAGACGGAATTTTCAGCATTGCTCCTGCCCAAGGAAATAAACCTGTTTCCTTCTTCAGTGTTCCCAGGCTTGAATCCATGGCTTACCCAGTCCAATTCCCCACTGGAAGAAATACCTTGGATGAAGTCAGACGAGTCAAGCTGTCTCCAAGTATGTATTTCAATGTACGTCTTTTTTCGGTAGACACTAGGTTTGCGGCAGACCAGAGTTATCTTTCTTTGCTCAGTTTATCACTGAGACCCACATGGCCAACAGCAGCATGTCTATTCAAACACGAAAAGGAAAACCGACGACCAAAGATGGACGGAACATTTCCAATAAAATGCTCCAGGAtaaagaagaggtggaaacactGA
- the LOC118560192 gene encoding uncharacterized protein LOC118560192 isoform X2: protein MALSLGEELLCLSENVTHAFLLVTPECIAIFRDRDCRFGVFDSHSRNSAGLPQPYGTAIMMTFSNRTAMLKDLQRLFQNRGPNATYEFVPVGFVRNNQALTFQNVSLHPTHANPTVRKPENAFNENKMPPWLKEMDNVFEEVSPTAKASSPVGKPDKDLDEEEMSPWLREMTNVEEIAPKVPQVTKVEKAKRRKFKDRLKSQQKQNTTTKNRQSASEKQRYNKSPTFRNKKLQALKEKYYLQQSQRRDHMRNRYKVDDAFKTRQKKFKYNFLLDFRARHKSYIAKYRRTRYRDDPIFRSQEKVYIRTRYRDDPVFKNQQKAYIRTRYRDDPVFKNQQKAYIRTCLQPPDLAQEVLSYGDGIFSIAPAQGNKPVSFFSVPRLESMAYPVQFPTGRNTLDEVRRVKLSPSMYFNVRLFSVDTRFAADQSYLSLLSLSLRPTWPTAACLFKHEKENRRPKMDGTFPIKCSRIKKRWKH, encoded by the exons ATGGCTTTGTCTCTTGGTGAAGAACTGCTGTGTCTATCAGAAAATGTCACCCATGCATTTCTTCTGGTGACTCCAGAGTGCATTGCAATTTTCAGGGACAGAGATTGCAGGTTTGGAGTTTTTGATTCCCACTCAAGAAATTCTGCAGGTCTGCCCCAACCCTATGGCACTGCAATAATGATGACTTTCAGCAACCGAACTGCCATGCTGAAAGATCTGCAACGGCTGTTTCAAAACCGTGGCCCGAATGCCACCTATGAGTTTGTACCAGTGGGTTTTGTCAGGAATAATCAGGCCTtgacatttcaaaatgtttcacttCACCCCACACATGCAAATCCAACTGTCAGAAAACCAGAGAAtgcttttaatgaaaacaaaatgccaCCATGGTTGAAAGAAATGGACAACGTTTTTGAGGAAGTTAGTCCAACAGCCAAAGCAAGTTCACCAGTTGGAAAACCAGACAAAGATTTAGATGAAGAGGAAATGTCTCCATGGTTGAGAGAAATGACAAATGTAGAAGAAATTGCTCCAAAAGTCCCTCAGGTGACAAAAGTTGAAAAAGCCAAGAGAAGAAAATTTAAGGACAGGCTCAAAtcacagcagaaacaaaatactactacaaaaaatagacaaagtgcatctgaaaaacaaagataCAATAAATCCCCTACATTTAGGAACAAAAAGCTACaggctttaaaagaaaaatattatctTCAACAGTCCCAGAGAAGGGATCACATGAGAAACAGATACAAGGTAGATGATGCTttcaaaacaagacaaaaaaagttcaaatataACTTTTTACTTGACTTCAGAGCCAGGCATAAATCATACATTGCTAAGTATAGAAGAACTCGATACAGAGATGATCCAATCTTCAGAAGCCAGGAAAAAGTATACATAAGAACTCGGTACAGAGATGATCCAGTCTTCAAAAACCAGCAAAAAGCATACATAAGAACTCGGTACAGAGATGATCCAGTCTTCAAAAAC CAGCAAAAAGCATACATAAGGACGTGCCTGCAGCCCCCAGACTTGGCACAAGAAGTGTTATCTTATGGAGACGGAATTTTCAGCATTGCTCCTGCCCAAGGAAATAAACCTGTTTCCTTCTTCAGTGTTCCCAGGCTTGAATCCATGGCTTACCCAGTCCAATTCCCCACTGGAAGAAATACCTTGGATGAAGTCAGACGAGTCAAGCTGTCTCCAAGTATGTATTTCAATGTACGTCTTTTTTCGGTAGACACTAGGTTTGCGGCAGACCAGAGTTATCTTTCTTTGCTCAGTTTATCACTGAGACCCACATGGCCAACAGCAGCATGTCTATTCAAACACGAAAAGGAAAACCGACGACCAAAGATGGACGGAACATTTCCAATAAAATGCTCCAGGAtaaagaagaggtggaaacactGA